The DNA sequence GAGTCTTGTCCAGCCTTGCCCAACTTGGTGTCCTCTAGAtatttgggctacaactcccatggatGGCCATAGTGAATGGGGATTGTGAGAGTTATAATCCAAAGCGCCTAGATGGtacctggagggtaccaggttggggatggTTGGTTTTGTCCATTTGCGAAAGAGGAGTGTTCTGAATTCCCATCTTTGAATTCCCGATTCCACTGTCCATCCACTGTACTAAAATGACTCTTCCCTGCTGAATGAAAATCTAGTGCAAGTTGTACTCTCAGCAACCACTGTCCTTTTCTATACATTCATTTACTGTGTCATAAAAGCACCATTCTTTGAAGGGGATTACTCATACACATTGGAAAAAAAATTTATGTTGCTTTTAAGAgcacaagaaaagcctgctggatcaggccaatggcccatctagttgagcatcctggtctcacaatggccaaccagatagatggctgtgggaatcctgcaagcaggacctgagaacaagaacactcttccccactccttccagcaactggtattcaaaagcactactgtctctgaccatggaggcagagcagcagTATGGCTTGTAGCCATCAATAGCACTCTCTTCCTTGAAATTGGCTACCCTtctttaaagtcatctaagtGGGTGGCCTTTACTGCCtcttgcaggagtgagttccattgtGGTTCGAGTCACATCCAGTTTGGCCCCCAGATAACAAGGCTCTTCTTAATGAAACCCATGTGTGAGCAAGATCAAAGTCTGCCTAGTTGACAATGAATTGGTTGTATCTGGCTAATGAGCACTGATGGCTGGCTAGCCTTCATTCAACAGCATGTgaccttttcctctctctcactgAATTgggtggtgggttgttgttgttttgcccctTTTGTTCCTTTGGGGCCAGCAGAGCCAGTTACCTGTGTGCTGATCCAAAGCTCCTGTAGGTAttgctgcaacaaaacaaaaagatgaGTTACTCAAGGGCCATGGGGGAGATGATTGTTAACCCTAAGGGGGATTTAGGTGCATGTGATGATACTTACACAGTGTTGTAAGGCATGGGCTTTGGTCCATATCTACTCAAACTTGGGTTCTGGTTGAGGCAGTACTAGCATGAAATAGGGGAGAAAGATGATGCTTTAAGTCTTGAATTGAATCTTAAATCCAAGGTATGTGGGGGTGCAGAACCTAAacacaaaatattgcagtgtagAGTGCTTCTGTTCAGAGTACCAGCCACATCCTCTCTGGGGATGCTCTATTTCATTTTATTCCCTTCCCTACTCAGTTATCCATTCCCCCAACAACAGACCCTGTAGACTGGAGACCCTGGTTGTGAATGTGCCCTTCTTAGAAAGGTTAGGACCGACCGAGAagcttttccagcctgagggccacattctctacGGAGCAACCCTCTGGGGGCCTGCATGCCAGAGGCAGCAAGGGGCCAGAGGCAACAGTTGTGACTcttaaccaggcataggcaaactcggccctccagatgtttggggactacaactcccatcacccctagctaacaggaccagtggtcagggatgatgggagttgtagtcccaaaacatcaggagggccgagtttgcctatgcctgctcttaacCTTTGCCCAGCAGGGCTCTCTGCTAGCCACACAAACTGAGGtttctttctacacacacactgcactacttctctcttctccccccccccccacatatctCTCCATTCTGCTTCCATGCTAACAAAATTCATTTTCAGAGATTCAAGGACGCTTTCCAGCCAGGAAATGACCCGAGAAAGGGGCAGTGAGAGACATAGCTTGCAGAGAATCCCAGGGGCCAGAGAGAGGCAAAGGGGGCCGCATTCAGTCCCTGGTCCTGAGGTCCTTATTCCGCCACCCCAGGTTCAGAAATTCTCTCCAGGGCATCCAGACAAAATCTGCtactgccaccgccaccgccacccaCTCCTCACCCCAAACATGCACACCCCAAACATGCACATGCAAACAACAGTCTCTTACCCGCCAGGTCTGCGTGACATCGGGTTTTAAGTACCTCACAGCATAACAGCTGAACCCAAGAACTGTGAAAGAAGCAAAGAGGGCTTAGTCGCCTGGTCTGCCTTGCCAGCTGTGGCCAATGCCGCTGAGCAGCTACAAGTGCTTCTGGTGTGTTCCTGTGCACAGGCCCAGAGGGAAAGCTGGGAATGGCAGGGATTTGGCAAGACTTGCTGTGTGAAAAGCAAGTGCCCTAACTCCTTCCTTCTGCACTGGGTGGCTTCAGAATGAGAAAGTAAAGGAAGGTCAGGAAGGAGGGCAGAGTCAGTCCATGCAACGCTGGGGATTGctttgggattcctgcatttgaCAAAGCTCAATCAGGAAAGGAACTTCACACTTTGCAACTCATAGGAAACCATTTGGACTGTTAGTAGCATGTCTCTGTGGCCAAGCATTGcctggccaatgggagttgtggtgcaaaatttctggagggcaccaggttggggatggCTAATCTAATCATTTCCACCAAGTGTTGCTGAAAGACATCAGGGATTGGTGCAAAGGCCCTCGTGGTTCTTCTGCCTTCCAGTTCACAGAACCTTCTTTATAATTGCTTCTGGCTTGGGAACATTTTTTCATGACCGTTCTGTGACCTGGAGAAATCACCATGTGGACAAAGCAAGATCACGGGAAGATCACAAGCTGGGAAGCATCTGAAGGAGTTTTAGGGGTTGAGCCGAGACCTCGCCATGTAATTGGCACCTCCCAAAGGCCAATCCCTGGGGAAGCTCTCACTTTGAGGACCTGATCACGCCAGCAAATGGCTGTGGTGCAACTTCCTGAAAGACAGAAGGATGCTGAAGGAAGCTGTACTTCCTACCTTTTTTGCTAAAGTTGGGCACCTTGAACTCTCCTGCACTGGAGACGAAGCGAGACCAGTCGTCCATAGCCCTGGTGTAGCTGGGCCATTCCTCCTGGTTGGTGCTGGGCAAGAGAGGCGCCATCTTCCCTGCTCGGTACTTTTCAGTCAATGACTTGCCCAGCTCCGTCATACCCTGAGCAACGACAAAGTTACTACAAGGCGCCCCTGCAGTTGGACACAGCGGAGCACAGAAGAGTTTCCTGCGCTCAGTTTAGGGATCACATATGGTGATGCCCACCTCAGTTTCTGAGGGGGAAATGTGTGCAGACCAGCTTCCCCCAGCCTGGTGGTCTCCAgccgttttggactacaaatcccataggggctggtgggagttacaGACAGTCCAAAACAGccagagggcagcaggttgggaaaggctggcacAAAGCAGGCAATGGGCAGTGGCACCAGGTAGATGCCACTTACCCCATGCAACTTCCTTAGGCTTTGTGAGAGATGATTAAGTATAGCTGCATGTTTCTAGGAAGCATGTATGAACAAACActtttttctgctttaaaatgcatgttcAGAATGCACTGATGTCTCCAAGGAGTAagtatgacttttagaagacatctgaaagcagccctgtttttaatgtttgatgttttagtatgttttgaTATAcgctgtgagctgcccagagtggccggggaagccctgccagatgggcggggtataaataataaaattattgttattattatttattattattttgcagtctcctatctctcttcccccaaacacacacctgGATGCAGAGAAGTTGCTTCCTATATAGAAGCAGCAGCTCATCCAGGCTCATCTTTTAAAAGTGACACAATACAAGTCTATGCATAGTctggggaaagtggatagaggaaagtttttctccatctctcatagcactggaactcatggacatccaatgaagctgtatgttgggaggttcaggacagagaaaagaaaggacttcttcatgcagctcatagttaaactatggaactcacttccacaggaggcaggaaTGGTCACCGACTTAGGtgactttaaaaagaggattaagactaattcatggaggaaaagggctatcaatggccatgatgtctgcctccacagctgaaggaagcagtgcttctgaagttgctggaaaccacaggagaggagagtgttccTATGCTCACGTTCAGCTcactggtttcccataggcatctggttggtcaccatGATCCAGCTGAAGGCTCTTCTTCTTATGATCTTAAGTTAAGGACTGTGCTTTGCTCAAAAAAGCAAATGGGGTGGGGATGGGCATAATGCACAGGCCAGTGAAGGGGCAGCCAGTTACGGTGGCTGGATATAAAACTGTAGAGGGCTCCTGCGCCTTCATAGTTGTGTGGAAGAGGGGATTGCAGCAGGTGAAGTACACCATGCAAGCCGCATCTGCTGGAATCCCTCCTTGATCCAATTATGAGAACTTCAGGAGCCCTCTCCACTTCCTCACCTAGCCACCCAACACTCTGCAGAGATGGATGGGCCACAGGATGacagtgacagcagcagcaacaacaacagcacagcaaCATTTGATGGAAGTGACTCACCAGGGATGGGAGGCGCTGGGTAGGCACTCCAGCCAAGGTGAACGTTGCATTTTCAAAATCATCTTTGGGGGagggaaaacaaacacaaacaagaaAGATGAGTCACAGATGTCAAGATTACCTGCCCCACCCCAGCTGGCTGAGGGTCCTGCCTCTCTAAAAACGTCAAGTGAACTGCAGAACGTGCCACTACACCAGAATCCTGTTTTTGGTTTTAGAATACAGTAtgcaagttcctagtcctcatcACCTTGATGCATGGGTGGATTGAAGGGGAAAGAGAACAGCCTCTGAGGTTTCTAAATAGATCTGGGCCTGAGGTGCCTGCCACTCAGCTTCCTGTGCTTCTTGCCTGACAACACCTCCATCTCCTCCCCCCAGTGTGGCAACATCTTACCACCTTCTCtccagcctcttccccccccctcctctgccactTCAGCATGCCAGGGCTTCCACAGTCTGCTtccagatggtggcagcagcagggtaTTTTTGCCTCAAGTGGCGAAACATCCTGGGCCAGCCCTGTACTCACACAACACCACAAGCAGAGCAAACTCGGGTCTGGAGTTTAATGCTCAGTCCCCACCCCGGCCTGGCTCTCAATACCAATGAGCCACCTGCCCCAGTTACCTTTGCAGCAAGTGGTGGTTGTCCTGCAATGCTCATCTGTGAGCTTGAAGGCCGCGGTGTCCATATCCATCTGCCTTAGCGTTGGCAAGCGGGGGTGATAGATGTGATGCTTCACTCCAGACAGCATGACTTTTCTGGGCTCCAGCGGGATGAGGACTGCCGGAGAGGCGTAGGCAGGATGAGCATCTTGAGGGCAGAGGGTCAAATCCAGCATTTGGGTCATTGCTGCAAAATTAGCCAGAGCAAAGGGAAAGGGGAGTTACCACCTTGCCCACGCTGTCCTCTGGACAAGTGAAGGCGCCCTCCATTCCTCCTGCAGAAACTCTTCCTTGAACTGGAGTTATCTTTGAGCTCACCGTTCGAAGGGGTGGCCCTCTTACCAGTGGAAGatgtggcccccccccccaagatttttattcaccaaaatgtcttgggccagccctgggcaTCCTTCTGAGCAAAGGGCATGCATAAGACTGGTTTGCAAAGGTCCTCAGGCTGGGATGTGAGCCATCAAGCTCCCAGAGGATGCTGAACACTAGGAGGATCACAGAAGTCTTCTGACTTGTTCATAACCCCTTCCCCTTCCATGCAaaattatgaagaagaagaagaattttccAGGACTTAGAAATGGTTTGAATCCATAACTGCTGTGATCAGGCCACTGGAATCCGTACAGATCAGGTGTGA is a window from the Lacerta agilis isolate rLacAgi1 chromosome 8, rLacAgi1.pri, whole genome shotgun sequence genome containing:
- the TEPP gene encoding testis, prostate and placenta-expressed protein, which codes for MTQMLDLTLCPQDAHPAYASPAVLIPLEPRKVMLSGVKHHIYHPRLPTLRQMDMDTAAFKLTDEHCRTTTTCCKDDFENATFTLAGVPTQRLPSLGMTELGKSLTEKYRAGKMAPLLPSTNQEEWPSYTRAMDDWSRFVSSAGEFKVPNFSKKVLGFSCYAVRYLKPDVTQTWRYCLNQNPSLSRYGPKPMPYNTVNTYRSFGSAHSRSHYLQPWR